A window of the Cicer arietinum cultivar CDC Frontier isolate Library 1 chromosome 6, Cicar.CDCFrontier_v2.0, whole genome shotgun sequence genome harbors these coding sequences:
- the LOC101489106 gene encoding chalcone synthase 1: MVNVDEIRKAQRAEGPATVMAIGTATPPNFIDQSDYPDYYFRVTNSEHKTELKEKFKRMCEKSMIKKRYMYLTEEILKENPNVCAYMAPSLDARQDMVVVEVPKLGKEAATKAIKEWGQPKSKITHLVFCTTSGVDMPGADYQLTKLLGLRPSVKRYMMYQQGCFAGGTVLRLAKDLAENNKGARVLVVCSEITAVTFRGPNDTHLDSLVGQALFGDGAAAVIVGSDPLPDVERPLFELVWTAQTILPDSEGAIDGHLREVGLTFHLLKDVPGLISKNIEKALVEAFKPLGISDYNSIFWIAHPGGPAILDQVEDKLGLKPEKLEATRHVLSEYGNMSSACVLFILDAMRNKSKENGLATTGEGLEWGVLFGFGPGLTVETVVLRSVVV, encoded by the exons ATGGTGAACGTTGATGAGATCCGTAAGGCACAACGTGCCGAAGGTCCTGCCACTGTAATGGCAATTGGAACTGCAACTCCACCCAATTTTATAGATCAAAGTGATTACCCTGATTATTATTTTCGTGTTACAAATAGTGAGCACAAGACAGAATTGAAGGAAAAATTCAAGCGCATGT GTGAAAAGTCTATGATCAAGAAGCGATACATGTATTTGACAGAggaaattttgaaagaaaatccTAATGTTTGTGCTTACATGGCACCATCATTGGATGCAAGACAAGACATGGTGGTAGTAGAGGTACCAAAGTTAGGAAAAGAAGCAGCAACAAAAGCAATCAAGGAATGGGGTCAACCAAAGTCCAAAATCACTCATCTTGTATTTTGTACCACAAGTGGTGTGGACATGCCTGGTGCTGATTACCAGCTCACAAAACTCTTGGGACTTCGTCCATCAGTGAAGCGTTATATGATGTACCAACAAGGGTGTTTTGCTGGTGGTACGGTGCTTCGTTTGGCTAAAGATTTGGCTGAAAACAACAAGGGTGCTCGTGTGCTTGTGGTTTGTTCAGAGATCACTGCAGTGACATTTCGTGGTCCTAATGATACTCATCTTGATAGCCTTGTTGGACAAGCCTTGTTTGGAGATGGTGCTGCTGCTGTGATTGTTGGTTCAGACCCATTACCAGATGTTGAGAGACCTTTGTTTGAGCTAGTGTGGACTGCACAAACAATTCTACCAGATAGTGAAGGAGCTATTGATGGACATCTTCGTGAGGTTGGACTTACATTCCATCTTCTCAAGGATGTTCCTGGACTCATCTCAAAGAATATTGAAAAGGCTTTGGTTGAAGCCTTCAAACCATTGGGTATATCTGATTATAACTCTATCTTTTGGATTGCTCATCCTGGTGGACCAGCAATTCTTGACCAAGTTGAGGATAAATTGGGCTTGAAGCCTGAAAAATTAGAAGCCACTAGACATGTGCTGAGTGAGTATGGGAACATGTCAAGTGCATGTGTGTTGTTTATTTTAGATGCAATGAGGAACAAATCCAAAGAAAATGGACTTGCCACAACTGGTGAAGGGCTTGAATGGGGTGTGTTGTTTGGTTTTGGTCCAGGACTCACTGTTGAGACAGTTGTGCTACGTAGTGTTGTTGTTTGA